The following DNA comes from Diorhabda carinulata isolate Delta chromosome 3, icDioCari1.1, whole genome shotgun sequence.
gcttttcgtttgatatatatatatatatatatataaactacagacattcgaaaaaccatcataatcgtgttcaggaggtctcaaaacatgggtaaaatgatgtgccccccattttccttctagtcatgcctaccgtaatagtctaatttttccttgaaaaattcgactaaaaattGGCCAGGAAAAAACGCCGCTATGTGCTGGTACGGCTGATTCTTTCCATTGTATCCAATATAAGATGGTTTGATTTCCAAAAGATATTGTAAAGACAGCAAAGGATATGAACTTTTgttgattattaataaaagtaaatcaaatatttccttTCCCTGATAATAATGATTATATTGGTgactataataatataaaatatgagtTGTAGATCCCATCTCATCCGAGGATAAGAcatacttaatatttttatatggtatCAAAGTGATTATTTCAAGTCTTATATCAGGCACAAAAgtataaactataataaataatttatttatcaaacaaCTTACCttagacaaaataataaatagttactTGAATGAAAGCCACTAGTTGAGAAGAATTTGTTGGAACAAATCCCTAATCAATACATACTAGACCATAAGTAAACTTAAGcatatattaacaaataaaattactacAATGTAAATCCTACAGTAAAGGAAAAGTTTAGTgcttaaataaatttgaaatcgCGATCTTTGTATGCTACTTCACCTCTTCTGTATCTTGCTTCTTGTGCATTTTTGCTAGTATACATTGCGTAAAAAAGACCTGCCATTGGTATCACCATGAAAAATAATCCAGCAACTGCGTTTTTCCCAGATggtttaaaatgttcaaagccACTTACTTGTAAAGCTTGGTATTTTAAAAATGCAGGAtcaaactgaaaattatatatactaCAGAGTCTATAgtgtatgaaaaataatagacaaatattcaacaatttagCTCATCCAATTACAAAGACAAGACTGTTAATAATATAAACTTGACTGATTGGATGACATAACAGTGTCATTTCATATACTTAAATACACTTACAACTGTCCCACCTTCCCCTTTTGCTTGTATAAAAGGATTGGatttcagttttaaaaattgttgtCTCAATTCGTTTCGTCTAAGAGCCCTTTGTTCGGCTATTTGACGCTCCGAAGGAGATAAATCGAAACCAGAAGACATATTGGTTTCAATAAGTTAACCTAAAAACTATTCAGCTTGACAAATCTGATCTGCTTCTCATATGTTAGCTGTCATTTTATGCATAGTTGCCATTTTGTAAATTGGAGTGATCGACAATAATACCCCCTTTTCTCCAGGCAAccaataatacaaaattgaaaaagtgaaGTAATTATTTAATAGAACTAACAAATAAGACGAATGAACTTCCAATCTGTAGTTAACATTTTTCTGACATTCACCGCATTCATATTAAAAGTGAAAGCATCATCGTCAGAAGTTATAATAATATGTATTAACCTTTAACATTTCTGTGCAAATTTTGAAACCAAATTTCCATTCCCAAATACATAGTGTGTTTCCGCATTTGTACATTTGAAATTTCAGACTCTAATTACACGAAAAGCGGGAGATTCCATGattgataaaaataagtaattagagtgtaaaattttaataaataaccaaaaattgtacataatgattaaaaaaatttcggatGTTAGCTCTTTTTCGTTTTATTATGGCCTTTTCTGTGAAAATTTACCatggtgatggtaatatttGTTAACAACATCAGAAAAGAAAAGATTTCGGCgaagaaaaaattcttcaacttttaaaaaataatggtaTTTTGACGGCAAAATTTTCTATTCGggtgctttttcgatattaagtcaaaataaggtggaaaaattaatatttcaaatccaATATTTCAGTGTATACAGGACATAATTTGAGTTTTCactaaatttcaagaaaaaaacatgttgtttttaaaagataaaaataataacaaaaattgtggttctttcaatttttcacataaatttttaggttatgtgagagcaaaatttgaagataattatattatctacaactttgctatttgacttttttccaCAGTACTTGTAGTTTTGCCGGAAATCTAGATAAACtgttttttacccttaaaaactcacccccttcCCCTTCTCGACGTCAAATCAccctaaattatttttctttttaattttattatattcctctccatttcctttatttttttaccttttatcatttttaaaggcTTTTAAATCTGGTCTAGTACAACTGTGTCCAAACGGGAATTCTTTGATAAAGAACTTAATGTATTATTCATCAAAATTCATACAATTGCACTTAGAACAGTacaatttccaaattatatacATATGCCATGAGTTATAGAAACAGATTCAGCAATCGACCGATGATTCTAATCGCGAACTCTCTTTTCTGTCTTTTATCGATTAAAAATTAGTACTTCGAAGCGgtaatttgagttttgaaaataataaaaaaaaggatcATGTTTTGATTAGTCGAGTTACACTTTTTGGTGATTGATTCAATATATACCCaaacacaaacaatattttttaagtctTATCAAGGTTTTCCAGTCACCATACTGGTGAGGGCGAGGCATATCTCTCACCACATTTTCCTTACATTTGAGTGTATTGTACCattcatatatacatataagtTCAGTTATGTTCCATTTAGTGAACGTATGATGAATGAATTCCAGAGTGTTGAATGTTAATATGTAGGATAGAAACTTTTGAGTGAATTAGAAACTTTTTATCCGGAACAAATTAAATGGCAGGTATTGAGATTCCTTCATTTTATAAATGGCTCATAttattgttcttcttcttctttctcttttcttaaGACTTAGTCTTTTGGAAGTCAGCTGGGAGGTCTCCTTGAAGTTGGTTTTTCATCCTTTGCCCAATTAGCCCATCAATCTTCCATTATTCTGTCGACGTGGTCTCTCCAATATCGTCGTCTCGATCTCGTGAATCGTACTATATCCTGAATGTTCAGATCTTCTCTTACAGCTTTGCTTCTCATTTCATCTCTGCTACTCTAATCATGTTCTTTGTTTTTGGTGTGTCCGCTCGAGTTTGTCcttaatatgtaaatataagTCTTACGATTGTTTTTAATATGCGGGCTTTACTGTCGGTggacaaatatttgttttttcatataaggTTCCCCAGACAGCCAGAGATTCTTGAGGCCTTATTTACTTGGGTTCGTATCCATTGTTGTAAATTTTTGGCGTTGGTGATCTCGACTCCTAAGTATGTACAATGCAAACACTGGTAAATGGGGTTGTCGTCTACAGCTGCTTTACATTTTGTAGGCTCTTTTGCTATTACAAttgattctgtttttttttattattcttattactGTTGTTTATGTGAAATGAATATTcgtattgataaaaataaaattttcctgaaaaagtatttcgaaaagaaattaaattgctcatttttttattttaaaatatttttggccATGTTTTAAATTGTACTTTTcacataaacaaacttttttattaatttttccaaaaaaaaaattgtgcgTTAAAAGGGTCGTGTACAAACATTTTATACATGTTTATATTTAGATGTGGAATAAAGTATTTaccaaaaacaataacaaaaattagtcATACTTTGTATTCTCAGGATCGAAATACTTTAGATGTGAACATTTAGGTTTGAGTCTATCAGTCCCACTGTGAACTGGAGTATAAGCGCGTGAGTTCGGGAGAAAATCTGAGAATTCATCTCCCGCTTTTCATGTCAGTCTGATGCTGAATTTTCCCCGTAACGGATATACACCGGGAAACCGGGAAATTCGTTCGGAAATTTGCGTGGTGCGATCTTTTTCATGTGATTAATTTTCGGATACATTGTTGAGACGTTCTTGGATTGAAATCTTTGCATCAGACGAGGTTTGTGTTAAATAAATGATGGAT
Coding sequences within:
- the LOC130892040 gene encoding uncharacterized protein LOC130892040 — encoded protein: MSSGFDLSPSERQIAEQRALRRNELRQQFLKLKSNPFIQAKGEGGTVFDPAFLKYQALQVSGFEHFKPSGKNAVAGLFFMVIPMAGLFYAMYTSKNAQEARYRRGEVAYKDRDFKFI